One genomic segment of Candidatus Eisenbacteria bacterium includes these proteins:
- a CDS encoding insulinase family protein — translation MPHSRNLLRAKRLSRTLALLIPLVSLLASGHSAAQEREAPDTSGRPRNPVYDPGQPVQRKVLKNGVRLLVQEQRTSDRVAGVVALKMGTRYESENESGLSQVMMRALASATEHRSGPEIQLELLASGATMETGAGPDMGQISIGTTRERLSKAIDLLSDIALNPAFPDTAFEAARGYFLGKASDDVGGPLSGTYAIFLRTFYRGSPFERPAFGQVRTIGDSRRGDIVALYKKLFVGGNISVCFVGNFDGKKVMVDLEKAFATAAPGPPPAPFAGDPVPLAADTLVSEERPYRAQSLAYGYPAPGYGDPDYPAFMIIDSYLRSGDRSPIAYWLPERHLATGVGILYPRYPKRSSITVYLGATPANWKAARDTVATVMRRLTTEPLDKGDWAAHLKRVQNAYFKDQDSPLVRARDLARYETLDLGLDYPKRFESRLLTLKPEDVRDAAARWFTHACEVTLLPSKIDSGP, via the coding sequence ATGCCCCACTCCCGCAATCTCCTTCGTGCCAAACGACTTTCGCGGACCCTCGCGCTTCTGATCCCGCTCGTCTCGCTCCTCGCTTCCGGGCATTCCGCCGCCCAGGAGAGGGAAGCGCCCGACACGTCGGGACGGCCCAGGAACCCGGTCTACGATCCCGGCCAGCCCGTGCAGCGGAAGGTGCTGAAAAACGGGGTTCGCCTGCTGGTTCAGGAGCAGCGGACCAGCGACCGTGTCGCGGGCGTCGTCGCCCTCAAGATGGGCACCCGGTATGAATCCGAGAACGAGTCCGGGTTGAGCCAGGTCATGATGCGCGCCTTGGCGTCCGCCACCGAGCACCGCAGTGGACCCGAGATCCAGCTGGAGCTGCTCGCGTCCGGCGCCACCATGGAGACCGGCGCTGGGCCGGATATGGGACAGATCTCGATCGGCACGACGCGGGAGCGCTTGAGCAAGGCGATCGACCTGCTGTCGGACATCGCCTTGAATCCCGCATTCCCCGATACGGCGTTCGAGGCGGCGCGCGGCTACTTCCTTGGCAAGGCGTCCGACGATGTCGGCGGCCCTCTCTCCGGTACCTACGCCATCTTCCTTCGCACGTTCTACCGGGGGAGCCCATTCGAGCGGCCCGCGTTCGGGCAGGTTCGAACGATCGGCGATTCGCGCCGAGGCGACATCGTCGCCCTGTACAAGAAGCTCTTCGTCGGCGGAAACATCTCGGTCTGTTTCGTGGGGAATTTCGACGGCAAGAAGGTCATGGTGGATCTCGAGAAGGCGTTCGCGACGGCCGCCCCCGGGCCCCCGCCGGCGCCGTTCGCAGGCGATCCGGTTCCGCTCGCCGCGGACACCTTGGTCAGTGAAGAGAGGCCCTACCGGGCGCAGTCGCTCGCCTATGGCTATCCCGCGCCGGGCTACGGCGACCCCGACTATCCCGCGTTCATGATCATCGATTCCTATCTCCGGTCCGGGGACCGCTCCCCGATCGCCTACTGGCTCCCCGAGCGGCACCTGGCCACGGGGGTCGGCATTCTCTACCCGCGCTACCCGAAGCGCTCCTCGATCACCGTCTACCTTGGCGCCACTCCGGCAAACTGGAAGGCGGCGCGCGACACGGTCGCGACGGTGATGCGGCGGCTCACGACCGAGCCGCTCGACAAGGGGGATTGGGCGGCTCATCTCAAGCGCGTGCAGAACGCGTACTTCAAGGATCAGGACAGCCCCCTCGTCCGGGCGCGCGATCTGGCCCGTTACGAGACACTGGATCTGGGCCTCGACTACCCGAAGCGGTTCGAGTCGCGCCTCCTCACGCTGAAGCCGGAGGACGTGCGCGACGCCGCGGCGCGGTGGTTCACGCACGCGTGCGAGGTGACACTCCTGCCGTCCAAGATCGACTCGGGACCCTGA
- a CDS encoding glycosyltransferase family 4 protein produces MRVAIFSDHTGGVYVYSQRLTKQLVELGAQVEFITHPPTGNLGSERLASLKHDGATIRPVPRHPKEVSKKQMLQLYQAYLDANADIIIPNYRTISFAACAKLPRKKASRIIGICHDHTPTMYKYLTYYEPIMDGFICPATVSYEHLKKVLPHRRRDIRLIPHGIPGAGDSPPKFDGGEIRLIYHGRLEEDQKSVSSLIALAETLAKGDVDFRLILVGDGPDQQTYRDRVAERGLGERVVFLGHLEGADLENALQGAHVAVLTSRHEGFCLSLAEAMAVGLPAIAFDCGGGINDYLVHGETGFVLPWGDLGGMRERVEWLARNPAEWQRLSRNARSRMSEGFSVKEFGEKSRQFMAELLERGERRGWPRLGRSLFFSDSRLSSLRRRIFSRDRASKIEEPN; encoded by the coding sequence ATGAGGGTTGCCATCTTTTCCGATCATACGGGAGGCGTCTACGTCTACTCCCAGCGATTGACGAAGCAGCTGGTCGAGCTGGGAGCCCAAGTCGAGTTCATCACGCACCCTCCCACCGGCAACCTGGGGTCCGAACGACTCGCCTCGCTCAAGCACGACGGCGCCACGATCCGGCCGGTCCCCAGGCACCCGAAGGAAGTCAGCAAGAAGCAGATGCTCCAGCTGTACCAGGCCTATCTCGACGCGAATGCCGACATCATCATTCCCAACTACCGAACCATCAGCTTCGCGGCCTGCGCGAAGCTGCCCCGGAAGAAGGCGAGCCGCATCATCGGCATCTGTCACGATCACACTCCGACCATGTACAAATACCTTACCTACTATGAGCCGATCATGGACGGCTTCATCTGCCCGGCCACCGTCTCCTACGAGCACTTGAAGAAAGTGCTCCCGCATCGGAGGCGGGACATCCGGCTCATCCCGCACGGCATCCCGGGCGCGGGCGACTCCCCGCCAAAATTCGATGGAGGAGAAATACGGCTCATCTACCACGGGCGCCTCGAGGAGGACCAGAAGAGCGTCTCCAGCCTGATCGCTCTCGCGGAGACGCTCGCGAAGGGGGACGTCGACTTCCGATTGATCTTGGTAGGGGACGGCCCGGATCAGCAGACGTATCGAGATCGGGTGGCTGAGCGCGGGCTGGGCGAGCGGGTCGTCTTCCTGGGACACCTTGAAGGGGCCGACCTCGAGAACGCTCTCCAAGGGGCCCACGTCGCCGTGCTGACCTCGCGGCACGAGGGCTTCTGCCTGAGCCTCGCCGAGGCGATGGCCGTCGGGCTCCCGGCGATCGCGTTCGATTGTGGCGGAGGGATCAACGACTACCTCGTGCACGGGGAGACGGGCTTCGTGCTGCCGTGGGGCGACCTGGGAGGAATGCGGGAACGGGTGGAGTGGCTCGCTCGCAATCCCGCCGAATGGCAGCGCCTCTCGCGGAATGCTCGGAGCCGCATGTCGGAGGGCTTCAGCGTAAAGGAATTCGGGGAAAAATCGCGTCAGTTCATGGCAGAGCTTCTCGAGAGGGGAGAGCGCCGCGGCTGGCCGCGCCTTGGGCGGTCTCTCTTCTTCAGCGATTCGCGGCTTTCGTCGCTCCGAAGGCGCATCTTCTCGCGAGACCGGGCCTCCAAGATCGAGGAACCCAATTGA
- a CDS encoding UDP-N-acetylmuramate--alanine ligase: protein MKPDLGAFPFRDRRYHFSGVGGSGMTPLAILAVSLGAEVTGSDRNLDRGLPLPSFSALRDGGVRLVPQDGSAVTPDLTAFVYSTAVETANPDFRRATELGVERIRRGSFLAGIAGARRAIAIAGTSGKSTVTAMTAHVLLEAGFDPTFLGGGAAVRLKGAVPPGSLRLGESDWFVVETDESDGSVAEFAPAIAVLTNLSRDHKEIDETARAFEALLENTRERAVIHSGDPILERVRCPDRLPRIYAAIEGVPTWAPADLVARSVRLSPDSVRFKVDRVEVSVPFPGAMTVENALLAIAAAVAAGVPLERAAAAMASFGGVRRRLEPIGAVDGIDVFDDFGHNPVKIRAALEALRPKGSLWVYYQPHGYAPTRFFKDELIETLRVVMRPQDHLLLAPIYDAGGTTDRSICSEEIVEALRKVHVDATLAATRAGAALEIAKRARAGDRAVVMGARDDTLPAFAREILAALEEHAGSRGEARAETPATRPAR from the coding sequence ATGAAGCCTGACCTCGGAGCATTCCCGTTTCGGGATCGCCGGTACCATTTCAGCGGTGTCGGCGGGAGCGGCATGACGCCGCTCGCGATCCTGGCCGTCTCCCTGGGCGCCGAGGTGACCGGGTCGGACCGCAATCTGGACCGCGGCCTCCCCCTTCCCTCGTTCTCGGCCCTCCGCGACGGAGGGGTCCGCCTCGTGCCCCAGGACGGGAGCGCGGTCACGCCGGACCTCACCGCGTTCGTCTACTCGACCGCCGTCGAGACCGCCAATCCGGACTTCCGCCGCGCGACCGAGCTCGGCGTGGAGCGCATCCGGCGGGGCTCGTTCCTGGCGGGAATTGCCGGCGCCCGGCGCGCAATCGCGATCGCGGGGACGAGCGGCAAGTCGACCGTCACCGCGATGACGGCGCACGTGCTCCTCGAGGCGGGATTCGACCCCACATTCCTCGGCGGAGGGGCCGCCGTCCGGTTGAAGGGGGCGGTGCCCCCGGGAAGCCTGCGGCTCGGCGAGAGCGACTGGTTCGTGGTCGAGACCGACGAAAGCGACGGGAGCGTGGCCGAGTTCGCCCCGGCGATCGCCGTCCTCACGAATCTGAGCCGCGACCACAAGGAGATCGACGAGACCGCCCGCGCATTCGAGGCGCTGCTGGAAAACACCCGGGAGCGGGCCGTCATCCACAGCGGCGATCCGATCCTAGAGAGAGTCCGCTGCCCGGACCGGCTTCCCCGCATCTATGCCGCGATCGAGGGCGTCCCCACGTGGGCGCCAGCCGATCTCGTCGCTCGATCGGTGCGTCTAAGCCCGGACTCGGTCCGCTTCAAGGTGGATCGTGTCGAGGTGTCGGTTCCTTTCCCCGGCGCGATGACCGTCGAGAACGCGCTCCTCGCGATCGCCGCGGCGGTGGCGGCGGGCGTCCCGCTGGAGCGCGCGGCGGCCGCGATGGCGTCGTTCGGCGGCGTGCGCCGCAGGCTGGAGCCGATCGGGGCGGTCGACGGGATCGATGTCTTTGACGACTTCGGCCACAACCCCGTGAAGATCCGCGCCGCGCTGGAGGCGCTGCGGCCGAAAGGCTCGCTCTGGGTCTACTATCAGCCCCACGGCTACGCCCCGACGCGCTTCTTCAAGGATGAGCTGATCGAGACGCTTCGCGTGGTGATGCGGCCCCAGGATCACCTCCTCCTCGCGCCGATCTACGACGCGGGCGGCACGACCGACCGCTCGATATGTTCCGAGGAGATCGTGGAGGCACTACGGAAGGTTCACGTGGATGCGACCCTGGCGGCGACGAGGGCGGGTGCCGCTCTGGAGATCGCGAAGCGTGCCCGCGCCGGCGACCGCGCGGTCGTCATGGGCGCTCGCGATGACACCCTTCCCGCGTTCGCGCGGGAGATCCTGGCCGCGCTCGAGGAGCACGCGGGCTCGCGCGGCGAGGCGCGCGCGGAGACGCCGGCTACCCGACCAGCTCGGTAA
- the pruA gene encoding L-glutamate gamma-semialdehyde dehydrogenase — MLPDYTTTAMLDYSRHENEAGMSTALKQVRSKFGTTYPLVIGGKRISTPETFQSANPANPSECVGNFSKGTVEHVAQAVDAALKAFESWRWTPHEERADVLLRAAGLLRKRRHEMSAVMVHEVGKSWPEADGDTAEAIDFCEFYAREMLRYGAPQPLTPYPGEHNQYKYIPLGVGVVIPPWNFPCAIAMGMTAATLVTGNAAILKPSSDSPLTAWKIFEIFEEAGVPPGVLNFLTGPGGAIGDALVEHPHVRFVAFTGSMEVGIGISEKAAKVPNGQIWLKRAILEMGGKDFTIVDEEADLDAAVNGVYQGAFGFQGQKCSACSRAIVHRSLYDEFVKRLVERTKATTVGPTEHKENYLGPVVSARAEKTIMGYIEIGKKEGRLVAGGNKRPGPGYFLEPTIIADVKPDARIAQEEIFGPVLAVIPAASFEEEIQIANGTIYGLTGAYYSRDRARVAEAKRRLHVGNLYINRKCTGALVGVHPFGGFNMSGTDSKAGGRDYLGLFLQGKAITELVG; from the coding sequence ATGCTTCCGGATTACACAACCACCGCCATGCTCGATTATTCGCGCCACGAGAACGAGGCCGGAATGAGCACGGCGTTGAAGCAGGTTCGGTCGAAATTCGGGACCACCTACCCGCTGGTGATCGGCGGGAAGCGGATCTCCACCCCGGAGACCTTCCAGAGCGCCAATCCCGCGAATCCCTCGGAATGCGTGGGGAATTTCTCGAAGGGCACCGTGGAGCACGTCGCCCAGGCCGTCGATGCGGCGCTCAAGGCGTTCGAGTCGTGGCGATGGACGCCGCACGAGGAGCGGGCCGACGTGCTCCTTCGCGCGGCCGGGCTGCTTCGAAAGCGGCGTCATGAGATGAGCGCCGTGATGGTGCACGAGGTGGGGAAGAGCTGGCCCGAGGCCGACGGCGACACCGCCGAAGCGATCGACTTCTGCGAATTCTACGCGCGGGAGATGCTCCGCTATGGCGCACCCCAGCCGCTCACGCCCTACCCCGGCGAGCACAACCAATACAAGTACATCCCGCTCGGCGTCGGCGTCGTGATCCCGCCGTGGAATTTTCCCTGCGCCATCGCGATGGGGATGACCGCGGCGACCCTCGTGACCGGGAACGCGGCGATCTTGAAACCGAGCAGCGACTCGCCGCTCACCGCGTGGAAGATCTTCGAGATCTTCGAGGAAGCGGGCGTTCCGCCGGGGGTCCTGAATTTCCTGACCGGGCCCGGAGGAGCGATCGGGGACGCGCTGGTCGAGCATCCGCACGTTCGGTTCGTGGCCTTCACCGGCTCGATGGAGGTCGGAATCGGGATCAGCGAGAAGGCGGCCAAGGTCCCGAACGGGCAGATCTGGCTCAAGCGCGCGATCCTCGAGATGGGCGGGAAAGATTTCACGATCGTCGACGAAGAGGCGGATCTCGACGCTGCGGTGAACGGCGTCTATCAGGGCGCGTTCGGATTCCAGGGGCAGAAGTGCTCGGCCTGCTCGAGGGCGATCGTCCACCGATCGCTCTATGACGAGTTTGTGAAGCGACTCGTGGAGAGGACGAAGGCCACGACCGTGGGTCCGACCGAGCACAAGGAGAACTACCTCGGCCCGGTCGTGAGCGCGCGCGCGGAGAAGACGATCATGGGCTACATCGAGATCGGCAAGAAGGAAGGCCGCCTGGTCGCGGGCGGAAACAAGCGCCCGGGCCCGGGCTACTTCCTCGAGCCCACGATCATCGCCGACGTGAAGCCGGATGCCCGGATCGCCCAGGAGGAGATTTTCGGGCCGGTCCTGGCGGTGATCCCGGCCGCCTCGTTCGAAGAGGAGATCCAGATCGCGAACGGCACCATCTACGGGTTGACCGGCGCCTACTACTCACGCGACCGCGCGAGGGTCGCCGAGGCGAAGCGCCGGCTCCACGTGGGGAACCTCTACATCAACCGAAAGTGCACGGGCGCGCTGGTGGGGGTCCATCCGTTCGGCGGATTCAACATGAGCGGCACCGATTCGAAGGCGGGCGGGCGGGACTATCTGGGTCTCTTCCTGCAGGGAAAGGCGATTACCGAGCTGGTCGGGTAG
- the lepB gene encoding signal peptidase I: MASGTRKSNSSTESTIKEWTRAIIFSVLFVVTFRGVVAQAYQIPTGSMENTLLVGDYLFINKMLYGSEIDLGISGHQFLHYRFPAFRQPHPGDVIVFRYPENIRQDFIKRCVAVGGQTVMIRNKTLYVDGVQQVEPYVIHIDPRILPREVSQRDNFGPITVPKGYLFMMGDNRDNSHDSRFWGPLAVGLIKGKAMIRYFSWDGEHSSIRFSRMFQTIG, encoded by the coding sequence ATGGCATCCGGGACTCGGAAGTCCAACTCCTCCACCGAATCCACGATCAAGGAATGGACCAGGGCGATCATATTTAGCGTCCTGTTCGTCGTGACCTTCCGTGGCGTCGTGGCGCAGGCCTATCAGATCCCAACCGGCTCGATGGAGAACACCCTTCTCGTCGGCGATTACCTGTTCATCAACAAGATGCTCTACGGCTCGGAGATCGACCTCGGGATCAGCGGCCATCAGTTCCTGCACTATCGCTTCCCCGCGTTCCGGCAGCCGCACCCCGGCGACGTCATCGTCTTCCGCTATCCGGAGAACATCCGCCAGGACTTCATCAAGCGCTGCGTCGCGGTGGGCGGCCAGACCGTGATGATCCGGAACAAGACCCTCTACGTGGACGGCGTGCAGCAGGTGGAGCCCTACGTGATCCACATCGATCCGAGGATCCTGCCCCGCGAGGTAAGCCAGCGGGACAACTTCGGACCGATCACCGTGCCCAAGGGTTATCTCTTCATGATGGGCGACAACCGCGACAACAGCCACGACAGCCGCTTCTGGGGACCCCTTGCCGTCGGCCTGATCAAGGGCAAGGCGATGATCCGCTACTTCTCGTGGGACGGAGAGCACAGCTCCATCCGGTTCAGCCGGATGTTCCAGACCATCGGGTAG
- a CDS encoding PKD domain-containing protein yields MWTRILTAILTIVVVTGLAREAGAQYIYLDSNGNGVHDTGDRLNANGAATTVDLYLRTDQNRDGSPAVCDMSPDPLGINAYSFNLLAVGGTVAYSGFVNRQATMPNSSGELNPDGVRYKNGHYGIQYLPPGLFRLCTLTITGTSGTPRIDIVDLVSASTDFTGFGTQCPSRGFDNTYRLDGPNTQAFYGGPGDFTDWDGLGPGGGPNNPPAVTNPGNKTVNEFSTLTFTATATDPDVGQTITWSLTLGTPAANGATINPSTGAFTWTPSPAQANGVYPLTITATDNGSPPLSGSAAFTVTVGHVDSAPVIADPGNKTTDEQVNLAFTVTATDSDQPPQTITWSLLLGTPSATGATIQASTGAFNWTPSEAQGPGIYPLTIRAEDNATPPLSDNAAITITVNEVNSPPVLAPIGNKAVAAGSTLAFTATATDADIPANALCFSLDPGSPPGATMTCSTGAFMWTPSLGQIGSYVITVRVTDNGLPPLSDSETITVLVGQQQSGPTANAGGPYTGIVNSPVSFDGTGSSDPNGDPLTYAWSFGDGNTGTGATPMHTYTAPGNYNVVLRVTDPEGNYDEATTTVTILAEISTALVLRNGKSTINLGDDILKLGMEELEQPYENVLVGTLRLSTDFPNAGTVAECAADSKHTRIGDLDRNGIPDLELRFPIACIRDLFRNTPNNSTVNLILTGQFQTSSGMVPLRGMKVVTIKRGGGGSAPVLAYPNPFNPQGRLSFHTTRPGSASIQLFDLQGRLVRTLLPQQFLGAGAHEVAIDGLNDQGVRLSSGVYFYRVSTADGATEGSINVLK; encoded by the coding sequence ATGTGGACCCGGATTCTCACGGCGATCCTGACGATCGTCGTGGTTACCGGCCTCGCAAGGGAGGCTGGCGCCCAGTACATCTACCTCGACTCGAACGGGAACGGGGTGCACGACACGGGCGACCGACTGAACGCGAACGGCGCGGCGACGACGGTCGATCTGTACCTCCGGACGGACCAGAACCGCGACGGCTCGCCGGCGGTATGCGACATGAGTCCGGACCCTCTAGGGATCAATGCATACTCGTTCAACTTGTTGGCGGTCGGCGGGACCGTAGCCTACTCGGGGTTCGTGAACCGACAGGCGACGATGCCGAACTCATCCGGTGAGCTGAACCCGGATGGGGTGCGGTACAAGAACGGCCATTACGGTATCCAGTATTTACCTCCCGGACTCTTCCGCCTTTGCACGCTGACCATCACGGGCACGAGCGGCACCCCGCGGATCGACATCGTGGACCTCGTGAGTGCGAGCACGGACTTCACCGGGTTCGGTACACAGTGCCCCAGCCGTGGCTTTGACAACACGTATCGCTTGGACGGGCCGAACACGCAGGCGTTCTACGGTGGCCCTGGGGACTTCACCGACTGGGACGGTCTGGGACCGGGGGGCGGACCGAACAATCCGCCCGCGGTGACGAATCCTGGGAACAAGACGGTGAACGAGTTCTCGACCTTGACGTTCACCGCGACGGCGACGGATCCGGACGTGGGGCAGACGATCACCTGGTCGTTAACCCTGGGGACCCCCGCGGCGAATGGGGCGACGATCAATCCTTCGACGGGGGCGTTTACCTGGACGCCCAGCCCGGCGCAGGCGAACGGGGTTTACCCCCTGACGATCACGGCGACGGACAATGGATCGCCGCCGCTGAGCGGCAGCGCGGCGTTCACGGTCACGGTCGGCCACGTCGACAGCGCGCCGGTTATCGCGGATCCCGGAAACAAGACGACAGACGAGCAAGTGAACTTGGCGTTCACCGTGACCGCGACGGACTCCGATCAGCCCCCGCAGACGATCACCTGGTCGTTGCTCCTGGGGACCCCTTCCGCGACGGGTGCGACGATCCAAGCGTCGACGGGTGCCTTCAACTGGACACCGTCGGAGGCGCAGGGCCCCGGGATCTACCCCCTGACAATCAGGGCCGAGGACAATGCCACCCCGCCGCTGAGCGATAATGCGGCGATCACGATTACGGTGAATGAAGTGAATTCACCGCCGGTTCTGGCGCCGATCGGGAACAAGGCCGTTGCCGCAGGCTCCACCCTTGCCTTCACAGCGACCGCGACGGACGCGGATATCCCGGCGAACGCACTCTGTTTCTCGCTCGATCCCGGTTCACCGCCGGGGGCCACGATGACTTGCAGCACCGGTGCTTTCATGTGGACCCCGTCGCTGGGGCAAATCGGAAGTTATGTGATCACGGTGCGAGTCACGGATAACGGACTCCCGCCGTTGAGCGACTCCGAGACGATCACGGTTCTGGTGGGTCAACAGCAAAGCGGGCCGACGGCCAATGCCGGCGGTCCCTACACAGGGATCGTGAATTCCCCGGTGAGCTTCGATGGGACAGGCTCGTCCGACCCGAACGGTGACCCGTTGACGTACGCCTGGAGTTTCGGCGACGGCAATACGGGCACGGGAGCCACCCCGATGCACACTTACACCGCGCCGGGCAACTACAACGTGGTTCTCCGCGTCACGGACCCAGAAGGCAATTACGATGAGGCCACGACCACCGTGACGATCCTGGCCGAGATCTCGACCGCGCTCGTGCTCCGGAACGGCAAGTCGACGATCAATCTGGGCGACGACATCTTGAAGCTCGGCATGGAGGAGCTCGAGCAGCCGTACGAGAACGTCCTCGTCGGCACGCTCCGCCTCTCGACCGACTTTCCGAACGCCGGGACGGTCGCCGAGTGCGCGGCCGATTCGAAGCACACCCGGATCGGGGACCTGGATCGGAACGGCATACCCGACCTCGAGCTCCGATTCCCCATAGCGTGCATCAGAGATCTGTTCCGAAACACTCCCAACAACAGCACCGTGAATCTCATCCTCACGGGGCAATTCCAGACCTCGTCGGGAATGGTTCCCCTCCGGGGTATGAAGGTCGTGACCATCAAGAGGGGCGGCGGCGGCAGTGCCCCCGTACTCGCCTATCCGAACCCATTCAACCCGCAGGGCCGCCTCTCGTTCCACACGACGAGACCGGGTAGCGCGAGCATTCAGCTGTTCGACCTGCAGGGACGACTGGTGAGGACACTCCTGCCGCAGCAATTCCTAGGGGCTGGCGCTCACGAAGTGGCGATCGACGGTCTGAACGACCAGGGGGTCCGTCTCTCCTCCGGCGTTTATTTCTACCGGGTCTCGACGGCGGACGGTGCCACGGAGGGGTCAATCAACGTCTTGAAGTAG